The Sesamum indicum cultivar Zhongzhi No. 13 linkage group LG6, S_indicum_v1.0, whole genome shotgun sequence genome has a segment encoding these proteins:
- the LOC105164553 gene encoding nucleolin-like: MEALTTDIVVMERLLTSAIQAFVVQISTTLFNSLAYFHLMTGSLSNATEVLPRDPVALERVLVTECYMEKQSEPENKDGSEDEDEDEDEDEGEGEDEQDDEDAGDEEDEEDEGNDDEGDPEDDPEANGAAGSGEDDDEDDDEDEDEDDEDEEEEEEEEEEEDEEIPQPPAKKRK, translated from the exons ATGGAGGCTTTGACTACTGATATTGTGGTGATGGAGAGGCTTCTTACCTCCGCAATTCAGGCTTTTGTGGTTCAAATTTCCACTACACTTTTCAACTCCCTTGCTTACTTTCACCTCATG acAGGATCTTTGTCAAATGCTACAGAAGTGCTCCCTAGAGACCCAGTGGCATTAGAGAG GGTGTTGGTAACTGAATGTTACATGGAGAAGCAGTCTGAACCTGAAAACAAAGATGGCAGtgaggatgaggatgaggatgaggatgaggatgaaGGTGAGGGTGAAGATGAGCAAGATGATGAAGATGCTGGAGATGAAGAGGATGAGGAGGATGAAGGTAATGATGATGAAGGAGACCCTGAAGATGACCCAGAGGCCAATGGTGCTGCTGGAAGtggagaagatgatgatgaagatgatgatgaggatgaggatgaggatgaCGAGgatgaagaagaggaggaggaagaggaagaagaggaggatgaGGAGATTCCCCAACCGCCAGCCAAAAAGAGGAAATGA
- the LOC105164554 gene encoding uncharacterized protein LOC105164554 yields the protein METLIKFSVALILLCFISEGTSENKCSPNDITVKQNQTGTKVKGTKPEFQVTLFNACPCLVANVKLTCNGFHTVENIPPNVLVVNGGECSLPKGSFIAPFSGYVFSYAWDSEYQFNVKPTGVTCV from the exons ATGGAAACTCTGATTAAGTTTTCTGTTGCGCTGATACTTTTGTGTTTCATCTCTGAAG GCACGTCAGAGAACAAATGTTCACCAAATGACATAACTGTGAAGCAAAACCAGACAGGAACAAAGGTAAAAGGAACAAAGCCTGAATTTCAAGTGACTCTGTTCAATGCCTGCCCTTGTCTGGTGGCCAATGTGAAATTGACATGCAATGGATTCCACACAGTGGAGAATATTCCCCCAAACGTTCTGGTTGTGAATGGTGGGGAATGTTCTCTCCCTAAGGGTTCATTCATCGCCCCATTTTCGGGCTATGTCTTCAGTTATGCCTGGGATTCTGAGTATCAGTTTAATGTCAAGCCGACCGGGGTCACATGTGTGTAA
- the LOC105164556 gene encoding heparanase-like protein 3, giving the protein MAYSSSDADPDTLLYEMVSLLKVLGLSLWLYLASHGSTTVVSQSPAVANGTVHIDGASSIGMIDDDFICATMDWWPPTKCDYGTCSWGSASLLNLDLSNKILLNAIKAFSPLKLRLGGTLQDKVRYQTTDDPRPCNQFVRNSSEMFGFTEGCLPMSRWDELNNFFKMAGAEVIFGLNALTGRTIGSDGTSTGAWDPRNAESLIRHTVNSGYTIHGWELGNELSGNGIGASVAAEQYAYDVITLQKTVQNIYQGFEKKPLVLGPGGFFLADWFTKFINGASGSLQVVTHHIYNLGPGVDNHLIDKILDPSYLDGGAQPFRDLRNILKSLGTSTVAWVGEAGGAYNSGRNLVTNAFVFSFWYLDQLGMSSSYDTKTYCRQSLIGGNYGLLNTTTYVPNPDYYSALLWHRLMGRKVLSTSFVGTNKIRAYAHCAKNSPGVTLLLINLDNSTAVQVGLSVENIVQQTRKTKFTSIYKHHTEFEMMREEYHLTPKDGDLHSQTMLLNGEIITVNSSGMIPPLEPRRVDLSEPITVAPFSILFARIPSIQLPACK; this is encoded by the exons ATGGCTTATTCATCGAGTGATGCTGATCCAGACACACTGCTGTATGAAATGGTTTCTCTATTGAAAGTTCTGGGGCTCAGCTTGTGGCTCTACTTGGCCAGTCACGGCTCGACAACAGTCGTTTCTCAGAGTCCTGCAGTTgctaatggtacagtacataTTGATGGAGCTTCCTCAATAGGAATGATAGATGATGACTTCATTTGTGCCACAATGGATTGGTGGCCTCCCACAAAATGCGACTATGGAACTTGTAGTTGGGGTAGTGCTTCACTTCTCAATCTG gaTCTAAGCAACAAGATTTTGCTGAATGCGATCAAAG CCTTCTCTCCCCTAAAACTTAGACTTGGTGGAACTTTGCAAGACAAAGTCAGATACCAGACGACAGATGATCCCAGACCATGCAATCAATTTGTTAGGAATAGCTCAGAGATGTTTGGATTTACTGAAGGTTGCTTGCCCATGTCACGTTGGGATGAGTTAAACAATTTCTTCAAAATGGCAGG AGCAGAAGTTATATTTGGTTTGAATGCATTAACTGGACGCACAATAGGATCAGATGGTACTAGTACAGGAGCTTGGGATCCTCGCAATGCAGAATCCCTTATAAGGCACACTGTTAATAGTGGCTACACTATCCATGGTTGGGAGCTTG GAAATGAACTGAGTGGGAATGGCATAGGAGCAAGTGTTGCAGCGGAGCAATATGCATATGATGTGATAACACTCCAGAAAACGgtgcaaaatatttatcaaggCTTTGAGAAGAAGCCACTAGTCCTCGGACCAGGAGGGTTCTTCCTTGCAGATTGGTTTACAAAGTTCATAAATGGAGCATCTGGCTCTCTTCAAGTGGTTACGCACCACATTTACAACCTTGGTCCTG GTGTGGATAATCACCTGATAGACAAGATACTGGATCCATCATATCTTGACGGTGGAGCACAGCCCTTTAGGGATCTTCGAAATATTCTCAAAAGCTTGGGAACTTCAACTGTGGCATGGGTTGGTGAAGCAGGAGGGGCTTATAACAGTGGCCGCAATCTTGTcaccaatgcatttgtgtttaGCTTTTG GTATCTGGATCAGCTGGGAATGTCTTCCTCTTATGATACTAAAACATACTGCAGACAGTCTCTGATTGGTGGAAACTACGGTTTGCTCAACACTACCACTTATGTCCCAAATCCTGATTACTACAG TGCACTTCTTTGGCACCGTCTGATGGGAAGAAAAGTTCTATCAACGAGCTTCGTGGGGACGAACAAGATTCGTGCATATGCTCACTGTGCAAAGAATTCA CCTGGAGTCACATTGCTGTTGATCAACCTGGATAACAGCACTGCAGTTCAGGTTGGCCTTTcagttgaaaatattgttcaaCAAACCCGAAAGACAAAATTCACAAGCATCTACAAACACCATACCGAATTTGAGATGATGAGAGAAGAATACCATCTAACCCCAAAAGATGGTGATTTGCATAGCCAAACAATGCTTCTGAATGGGGAAATAATAACTGTAAATTCTTCAGGGATGATACCTCCACTGGAACCCAGAAGAGTTGACCTCTCAGAACCAATAACTGTTGCTCCTTTCTCAATTCTATTTGCTCGGATACCCTCCATTCAGCTCCCAGCTTGTAAATAA
- the LOC105164555 gene encoding cysteine--tRNA ligase, chloroplastic/mitochondrial isoform X3 — translation MAYLNCLPPSVEPCVSDHMPQIIDMIKQILNNGCSYTIDGDVYFSVDKFPEYGRLSGRRLEDNRAGERVAVDSRKKNPADFALWKSAKEGEPFWESPWGPGRPGWHIECSAMSAAYLGYSFDIHGGGMDLIFPHHENEIAQSCAACHESSVSYWIHNGFVTIDSEKMSKSLGNFFTIRQVLELYHPLALRLFLMGTHYRSPINYSDLQLESSSDRVFYIFQTLHDCERILTQYDEASLKDSIPPGIATCIKNFYDECLASMLDDLHTPVALAAMSEPLKTINDLLHTRKGKKQELRIESLAALGKAIGNILTILGLLPDSYSEALQQLRDYALKRARLTEDQVVQKIEERNAARKNKDYEKSDAIRKELAAVGIALMDSPEGTTWRPAIPLAFQELQFSAS, via the exons ATGGCATATTTAAACTGCCTTCCCCCTTCCGTGGAACCTTGTGTCTCAGATCACATGCCGCAAATTATTGATATGATTAAACAG ATACTTAATAATGGGTGCTCATACACGATCGATGGGGATGTTTATTTCTCTGTAGACAAATTCCCTGAGTATGGTCGATTATCTGGACGTAGATTAGAAGATAACAGGGCAGGTGAACGGGTGGCTGTAGACTCCAGGAAGAAAAATCCAGCTGACTTTGCTTTATGGAAA TCAGCAAAGGAGGGAGAACCATTTTGGGAGAGTCCATGGGGTCCTGGAAGGCCTGGATGGCATATTGAGTGCAGTGCCATGAGTGCTGCTTATTTAGGTTATTCTTTCGACATACATGGTGGAGGAATGGATCTTATTTTTCCCCATCATGAGAATGAGATTGCACAAAGTTGTGCTGCATGCCATGAAAGCAGTGTGAGCTATTGGATACATAATGGATTCGTTACCATCGACTCTGAGAAGATGTCAAAGTCTCTTGGAAACTTTTTCACAATTCGACAG GTTTTAGAACTTTACCATCCACTGGCTTTGAGGCTTTTTCTTATGGGAACTCATTACCGTTCCCCAATCAACTACTCAGACCTACAGCTTGAAAGTTCATCAGATCGTGTTTTCTATATCTTTCAG ACATTACACGATTGTGAGAGGATCCTTACACAGTATGATGAAGCTAGTTTGAAGGATTCTATTCCACCAGGAATTGCGACTTGCATCAAAAACTTTTATGATGAATGTTTGGCATCAATGTTGGATGATCTTCATACTCCTGTAGCTTTGGCTGCGATGTCTGAACCGTTGAAAACCATCAATGATCTTTTACATACTCGGAAG GGAAAGAAGCAAGAACTCAGAATAGAGTCACTTGCAGCTTTAGGAAAGGCAATTGGAAATATTCTTACTATTTTGGGGCTCTTGCCAGATAGTTACTCTGAg GCGTTGCAGCAACTGAGAGATTATGCACTGAAACGCGCAAGGTTAACAGAAGATCAAGTTGTGCAGAAGATCGAAGAAAGGAATGctgcaagaaaaaataaagattatgAAAAATCTGATGCAATTCGAAAAGAATTGGCAGCTGTAGGCATTGCACTCATGGACAGCCCAGAGGGTACAACTTGGAGACCTGCTATTCCTCTGGCATTTCAAGAGCTGCAGTTCTCAGCAAGTTGA
- the LOC105164555 gene encoding cysteine--tRNA ligase, chloroplastic/mitochondrial isoform X1: MATVLKWYKPLLPLRRSLFHRKSFTSKTLYSGTNFRVPTVSAINYRNKDQSLTSCCGKDLKKNPASDNYNGREIKKELWLYNTMSRQKELFKPKIDGKVGMYVCGVTAYDLSHIGHARVYVAFDVLYRYLKYLGYEVNYVRNFTDVDDKIIARANELGEDPINLSRRYCEEFRHDMAYLNCLPPSVEPCVSDHMPQIIDMIKQILNNGCSYTIDGDVYFSVDKFPEYGRLSGRRLEDNRAGERVAVDSRKKNPADFALWKSAKEGEPFWESPWGPGRPGWHIECSAMSAAYLGYSFDIHGGGMDLIFPHHENEIAQSCAACHESSVSYWIHNGFVTIDSEKMSKSLGNFFTIRQVLELYHPLALRLFLMGTHYRSPINYSDLQLESSSDRVFYIFQTLHDCERILTQYDEASLKDSIPPGIATCIKNFYDECLASMLDDLHTPVALAAMSEPLKTINDLLHTRKGKKQELRIESLAALGKAIGNILTILGLLPDSYSEALQQLRDYALKRARLTEDQVVQKIEERNAARKNKDYEKSDAIRKELAAVGIALMDSPEGTTWRPAIPLAFQELQFSAS, encoded by the exons ATGGCGACTGTTTTGAAATGGTACAAACCCTTGCTTCCGCTCCGCCGCTCACTCTTTCACCGCAAAAGCTTCACCTCCAAAACACTCTACTCCGGAACGAATTTCCGCGTTCCCACTGTTTCTGCCATCAATTACCGCAATAAAGATCAGTCGTTGACGAGTTGCTGCGGTAAAGACCTCAAAAAAAACCCAGCTAGTGATAATTATAATggtagagaaataaaaaaggagcTGTGGCTATACAATACGATGAGCAGGCAAAAAGAGTTGTTTAAGCCGAAAATTGATGGGAAAGTAGGAATGTATGTGTGTGGCGTCACTGCGTACGATCTCAGCCACATTGGCCACGCCCGAGTTTACGTTGCTTTCGACGTGCTTTACAG ATACCTTAAGTACTTGGGATATGAAGTCAACTATGTCCGCAATTTCACTGATGTTGATGACAAG ATTATTGCCAGGGCAAATGAGTTGGGTGAagatccaattaatttaagcagAAGATATTGTGAAGAATTTCGTCATGATATGGCATATTTAAACTGCCTTCCCCCTTCCGTGGAACCTTGTGTCTCAGATCACATGCCGCAAATTATTGATATGATTAAACAG ATACTTAATAATGGGTGCTCATACACGATCGATGGGGATGTTTATTTCTCTGTAGACAAATTCCCTGAGTATGGTCGATTATCTGGACGTAGATTAGAAGATAACAGGGCAGGTGAACGGGTGGCTGTAGACTCCAGGAAGAAAAATCCAGCTGACTTTGCTTTATGGAAA TCAGCAAAGGAGGGAGAACCATTTTGGGAGAGTCCATGGGGTCCTGGAAGGCCTGGATGGCATATTGAGTGCAGTGCCATGAGTGCTGCTTATTTAGGTTATTCTTTCGACATACATGGTGGAGGAATGGATCTTATTTTTCCCCATCATGAGAATGAGATTGCACAAAGTTGTGCTGCATGCCATGAAAGCAGTGTGAGCTATTGGATACATAATGGATTCGTTACCATCGACTCTGAGAAGATGTCAAAGTCTCTTGGAAACTTTTTCACAATTCGACAG GTTTTAGAACTTTACCATCCACTGGCTTTGAGGCTTTTTCTTATGGGAACTCATTACCGTTCCCCAATCAACTACTCAGACCTACAGCTTGAAAGTTCATCAGATCGTGTTTTCTATATCTTTCAG ACATTACACGATTGTGAGAGGATCCTTACACAGTATGATGAAGCTAGTTTGAAGGATTCTATTCCACCAGGAATTGCGACTTGCATCAAAAACTTTTATGATGAATGTTTGGCATCAATGTTGGATGATCTTCATACTCCTGTAGCTTTGGCTGCGATGTCTGAACCGTTGAAAACCATCAATGATCTTTTACATACTCGGAAG GGAAAGAAGCAAGAACTCAGAATAGAGTCACTTGCAGCTTTAGGAAAGGCAATTGGAAATATTCTTACTATTTTGGGGCTCTTGCCAGATAGTTACTCTGAg GCGTTGCAGCAACTGAGAGATTATGCACTGAAACGCGCAAGGTTAACAGAAGATCAAGTTGTGCAGAAGATCGAAGAAAGGAATGctgcaagaaaaaataaagattatgAAAAATCTGATGCAATTCGAAAAGAATTGGCAGCTGTAGGCATTGCACTCATGGACAGCCCAGAGGGTACAACTTGGAGACCTGCTATTCCTCTGGCATTTCAAGAGCTGCAGTTCTCAGCAAGTTGA
- the LOC105164555 gene encoding cysteine--tRNA ligase, chloroplastic/mitochondrial isoform X2: MCVASLRTISATLATPEFTLLSTCFTGRYLKYLGYEVNYVRNFTDVDDKIIARANELGEDPINLSRRYCEEFRHDMAYLNCLPPSVEPCVSDHMPQIIDMIKQILNNGCSYTIDGDVYFSVDKFPEYGRLSGRRLEDNRAGERVAVDSRKKNPADFALWKSAKEGEPFWESPWGPGRPGWHIECSAMSAAYLGYSFDIHGGGMDLIFPHHENEIAQSCAACHESSVSYWIHNGFVTIDSEKMSKSLGNFFTIRQVLELYHPLALRLFLMGTHYRSPINYSDLQLESSSDRVFYIFQTLHDCERILTQYDEASLKDSIPPGIATCIKNFYDECLASMLDDLHTPVALAAMSEPLKTINDLLHTRKGKKQELRIESLAALGKAIGNILTILGLLPDSYSEALQQLRDYALKRARLTEDQVVQKIEERNAARKNKDYEKSDAIRKELAAVGIALMDSPEGTTWRPAIPLAFQELQFSAS, encoded by the exons ATGTGTGTGGCGTCACTGCGTACGATCTCAGCCACATTGGCCACGCCCGAGTTTACGTTGCTTTCGACGTGCTTTACAG gCAGATACCTTAAGTACTTGGGATATGAAGTCAACTATGTCCGCAATTTCACTGATGTTGATGACAAG ATTATTGCCAGGGCAAATGAGTTGGGTGAagatccaattaatttaagcagAAGATATTGTGAAGAATTTCGTCATGATATGGCATATTTAAACTGCCTTCCCCCTTCCGTGGAACCTTGTGTCTCAGATCACATGCCGCAAATTATTGATATGATTAAACAG ATACTTAATAATGGGTGCTCATACACGATCGATGGGGATGTTTATTTCTCTGTAGACAAATTCCCTGAGTATGGTCGATTATCTGGACGTAGATTAGAAGATAACAGGGCAGGTGAACGGGTGGCTGTAGACTCCAGGAAGAAAAATCCAGCTGACTTTGCTTTATGGAAA TCAGCAAAGGAGGGAGAACCATTTTGGGAGAGTCCATGGGGTCCTGGAAGGCCTGGATGGCATATTGAGTGCAGTGCCATGAGTGCTGCTTATTTAGGTTATTCTTTCGACATACATGGTGGAGGAATGGATCTTATTTTTCCCCATCATGAGAATGAGATTGCACAAAGTTGTGCTGCATGCCATGAAAGCAGTGTGAGCTATTGGATACATAATGGATTCGTTACCATCGACTCTGAGAAGATGTCAAAGTCTCTTGGAAACTTTTTCACAATTCGACAG GTTTTAGAACTTTACCATCCACTGGCTTTGAGGCTTTTTCTTATGGGAACTCATTACCGTTCCCCAATCAACTACTCAGACCTACAGCTTGAAAGTTCATCAGATCGTGTTTTCTATATCTTTCAG ACATTACACGATTGTGAGAGGATCCTTACACAGTATGATGAAGCTAGTTTGAAGGATTCTATTCCACCAGGAATTGCGACTTGCATCAAAAACTTTTATGATGAATGTTTGGCATCAATGTTGGATGATCTTCATACTCCTGTAGCTTTGGCTGCGATGTCTGAACCGTTGAAAACCATCAATGATCTTTTACATACTCGGAAG GGAAAGAAGCAAGAACTCAGAATAGAGTCACTTGCAGCTTTAGGAAAGGCAATTGGAAATATTCTTACTATTTTGGGGCTCTTGCCAGATAGTTACTCTGAg GCGTTGCAGCAACTGAGAGATTATGCACTGAAACGCGCAAGGTTAACAGAAGATCAAGTTGTGCAGAAGATCGAAGAAAGGAATGctgcaagaaaaaataaagattatgAAAAATCTGATGCAATTCGAAAAGAATTGGCAGCTGTAGGCATTGCACTCATGGACAGCCCAGAGGGTACAACTTGGAGACCTGCTATTCCTCTGGCATTTCAAGAGCTGCAGTTCTCAGCAAGTTGA
- the LOC105164557 gene encoding hydroxyproline O-galactosyltransferase HPGT3 isoform X1 has translation MDNTNLPVTSSKSERRSKSKTLHTTSNSKPSLLMAFLSCLAWLYVAGRLWQDAENRMLLANLLKLNYAQQRPKVLSVEDKLMVLGCKELQRRIVDIEMELTVAKSQGYLKKQLKQSGSSSGKKLLAVIGVYTSFGGRLQRNIIRGSWMSRSDVLSKLEERGILVRFVIGRSPNRGDSLDRNIDEENLATKDFLILDHHEEAQEELPKKTKFFFSTAVQMWDADFYIKVDDNVALNFDDLIELLESRHDKDSAYIGCMKSGDVVVEEGRPWYEPEWWKFGDQKSYFRHAAGSIFILSKNLAQYININGASLKAYAHDDISVGSWMMGLQATYIDDSRLCCSYSGQDKVCSLA, from the exons atggataatacCAACTTGCCGGTTACTTCTTCCAAATCTGAGAGGCGATCGAAATCCAAGACTCTCCATACCACCTCCAATTCCAAACCTTCTCTTCTTATGGCCTTTCTTTCTTGCCTTGCCTGGCTTTACGTTGCTGGCCG TTTGTGGCAAGATGCAGAGAACAGAATGTTGCTGGCCAATTTGTTGAAGTTGAATTATGCTCAG CAGCGACCTAAGGTACTTTCTGTGGAGGACAAATTAATGGTCCTTGGATGCAA GGAATTACAGAGGAGAATTGTTGATATTGAGATGGAATTGACGGTGGCAAAGAGCCAAGGCTATCTTAAGAAACAGCTGAAGCAAAGTGGGTCTTCTTCTGGCAAAAAGTTGCTCGCTGTCATTGGAGTTTATACTAGTTTTGGGGGTCGGCTACAACGCAATATCATCAGAGGTTCTTGGATGTCAAGAT CTGATGTTTTATCAAAACTTGAAGAAAGAGGGATTCTTGTGCGATTTGTGATTGGACGGAG TCCTAATCGTGGTGACAGCTTGGACCGCAATATTGATGAGGAAAACCTTGCAACAAAGGACTttttgattctt GATCATCATGAGGAGGCTCAAGAGGAATTGCCCAAGAAAACAAAGTTCTTCTTTAGCACCGCAGTCCAGATGTGGGATGCAGACTTCTATATAAAAGTCGACGACAATGTTGCTCTGAATTTTG ATGATCTGATTGAACTTCTTGAAAGCCGTCATGATAAAGACAGTGCTTATATTGGTTGCATGAAGTCTGGTGATGTAGTAGTTGAAGA GGGAAGACCATGGTATGAGCCAGAATGGTGGAAATTTGGTGATCAGAAATC GTACTTTCGCCATGCAGCTGGTTCTATCTTTAtcctttcaaaaaatttggcTCAGTACATAAACATTAACGG TGCATCTTTGAAGGCTTATGCTCATGATGATATTTCTGTGGGCTCGTGGATGATGGGTCTTCAAGCAACCTACATAGATGACAGTCGTCTATGCTGTAGTTACTCTGGGCAAG ACAAGGTTTGTTCCTTGGCTTGA
- the LOC105164557 gene encoding hydroxyproline O-galactosyltransferase HPGT3 isoform X2: MDNTNLPVTSSKSERRSKSKTLHTTSNSKPSLLMAFLSCLAWLYVAGRLWQDAENRMLLANLLKLNYAQRPKVLSVEDKLMVLGCKELQRRIVDIEMELTVAKSQGYLKKQLKQSGSSSGKKLLAVIGVYTSFGGRLQRNIIRGSWMSRSDVLSKLEERGILVRFVIGRSPNRGDSLDRNIDEENLATKDFLILDHHEEAQEELPKKTKFFFSTAVQMWDADFYIKVDDNVALNFDDLIELLESRHDKDSAYIGCMKSGDVVVEEGRPWYEPEWWKFGDQKSYFRHAAGSIFILSKNLAQYININGASLKAYAHDDISVGSWMMGLQATYIDDSRLCCSYSGQDKVCSLA; this comes from the exons atggataatacCAACTTGCCGGTTACTTCTTCCAAATCTGAGAGGCGATCGAAATCCAAGACTCTCCATACCACCTCCAATTCCAAACCTTCTCTTCTTATGGCCTTTCTTTCTTGCCTTGCCTGGCTTTACGTTGCTGGCCG TTTGTGGCAAGATGCAGAGAACAGAATGTTGCTGGCCAATTTGTTGAAGTTGAATTATGCTCAG CGACCTAAGGTACTTTCTGTGGAGGACAAATTAATGGTCCTTGGATGCAA GGAATTACAGAGGAGAATTGTTGATATTGAGATGGAATTGACGGTGGCAAAGAGCCAAGGCTATCTTAAGAAACAGCTGAAGCAAAGTGGGTCTTCTTCTGGCAAAAAGTTGCTCGCTGTCATTGGAGTTTATACTAGTTTTGGGGGTCGGCTACAACGCAATATCATCAGAGGTTCTTGGATGTCAAGAT CTGATGTTTTATCAAAACTTGAAGAAAGAGGGATTCTTGTGCGATTTGTGATTGGACGGAG TCCTAATCGTGGTGACAGCTTGGACCGCAATATTGATGAGGAAAACCTTGCAACAAAGGACTttttgattctt GATCATCATGAGGAGGCTCAAGAGGAATTGCCCAAGAAAACAAAGTTCTTCTTTAGCACCGCAGTCCAGATGTGGGATGCAGACTTCTATATAAAAGTCGACGACAATGTTGCTCTGAATTTTG ATGATCTGATTGAACTTCTTGAAAGCCGTCATGATAAAGACAGTGCTTATATTGGTTGCATGAAGTCTGGTGATGTAGTAGTTGAAGA GGGAAGACCATGGTATGAGCCAGAATGGTGGAAATTTGGTGATCAGAAATC GTACTTTCGCCATGCAGCTGGTTCTATCTTTAtcctttcaaaaaatttggcTCAGTACATAAACATTAACGG TGCATCTTTGAAGGCTTATGCTCATGATGATATTTCTGTGGGCTCGTGGATGATGGGTCTTCAAGCAACCTACATAGATGACAGTCGTCTATGCTGTAGTTACTCTGGGCAAG ACAAGGTTTGTTCCTTGGCTTGA
- the LOC105164558 gene encoding ER membrane protein complex subunit 7 homolog, which produces MAAHHLLIFLSLISLLLPWALGISNGNAEGYSINGKVRFPGFSATGFGLPAKTSNVKVILNGGEKVTFLRPDGYFSFHNVPAGTHLIEVAAIGYFFSPVRVDVSARNPGKVQAALTENRRALSELVLEPLREEQYFEIREPFSIMSIVKSPMGLMIGFMAIVMFLMPKLVDAEELKRAQEEMGNQGVPSLANFLGGAQRTN; this is translated from the exons ATGGCAGCGCATCACCTGTTGATCTTTCTTTCACTGATCTCGCTGCTTCTGCCTTGGGCACTCGGGATCTCTAATGG gAACGCCGAGGGGTATAGCATCAACGGTAAAGTTAGATTTCCAG GATTCAGTGCAACAGGATTTGGTCTCCCAGCAAAAACTTCAAATGTCAAGGTCATACTTAATGGGGGAGAAAAAGTTACCTTCCTAAGGCCCGATGGATATTTTTCATT CCATAATGTGCCAGCAGGAACTCATCTTATTGAAGTGGCTGCTATTGGCTATTTCTTCTCTCCA GTCCGGGTTGATGTCAGCGCCAGAAATCCTGGTAAGGTCCAGGCAGCTCTGACAGAGAACAGGAGAGCATTGAGTGAACTTGTCTTGGAGCCTTTGAGAGAGGAACAATATTTCGAG ATAAGAGAACCATTCTCCATAATGTCCATTGTGAAAAGCCCAATGGGACTGATGATTGGATTCATGGCAATTGTGATGTTTTTGATGCCCAAACTAGTGG ATGCTGAAGAATTGAAACGAGCCCAAGAGGAGATGGGAAACCAAGGTGTTCCCTCTCTTGCAAACTTCTTGGGTGGAGCACAGAGGACGAATTAG